The Castor canadensis chromosome 12, mCasCan1.hap1v2, whole genome shotgun sequence genome contains the following window.
acaTGAGGAGACAAATCCAAGAAGGATAAATCACCTTTTGCCCTCAATATTTCAGGGTGAGGATACCTGGGAAGCTTCTATTCCTAGCCCAGGGTATTTTCAATCCAAGCAGCTTCTGCCTGTCATTCCCTCCTTTCTCTGAGGTTGCTGATGGATACTGCCTGCTGTCCAAATGCCACAGTCCATCAGGGAGCCCAGGTGGAGTTGAAATACCCTATCTCCTCAAACTGAGACACTCCTGCTCTGTAAATGTTCCAAATGAAATGTAGATAGCAGGAGAGCCAGAAAAAGACTGCTTGTCTAATGGAGTCTTGTGTGACCTGCACTGCAGAGCAGCTCAGTGGACACTGGGCCTGTGGTCTCCTCACCTGGGCAGAGCCTGTGGGCTAGGTGCTCTGCCAGCCTGCAACCCTCAGCCAGCTGCTCTCAGTGGCCCTGACCATGATGGCTGGCAATGTCGTCCTGGGTGAAAAGGTTGTTGACATGCTGACTGAGAAACAAGGAAGCCTCTCTACCTTCCTGTAACTTCTGCCTTAACAGGGCCAACTCTCATGCTTGAACTTGAATTAGAAAATTGAATTCCCTAAGGTAGATACAGAAGGGAAAATTAACAGAACTAAGTGAATAACAGATTGTTAGGGCTTTGGCAGAGATTTCTATGAGAATATCCTCTTAAAGTTACAATTCTGGTACATTTTGGGCAACTAGATATAAGTTTTGAAGGTTAAATACACTATCCAGGGCAACTACTGGAGCTTTACAAACCCCTGAAGGGCCTGTACTTTGAAggtttttttaatatgtttttttctacatatatataaatgtttttatgtatgtatgtatgtttatatgtatgcactgtatatgtgtttatatatatggatgtgtgtatatatatatatacacatatatatatgtagatgcatatatacatagatagatgCATATaaatcttacacacacacacacacacctaattCATTTCCTTGCTGTGAACTGCCTGCCAGTAACCTAGATGCAGTATGTGGAACCAGGCATGATTTTCACCCTGCCTTATTACTGTATACAAGAGAAAGGGATCTGAGAGGACAAGAAATTTCCTGAGACTGAGTCAAACAACTCTACAAGTAACAGAAGGAGAATACACATGGTTGCCTGAGTGAATGAAATTGGTTGAAATGAGCAGTGTATGTTTAACCTGGCATCATGAATCTGGctacattgttctttttcctttcaaggACTCTCACCATATTTTACCTGTTCTGATCATTAATTTTTGAcagtgtctctttttctttttcctcttcctcattttcataattttctgcAAATTCAGAGATGACAAGTCAGACAAGAAGTAGTTTTCTGTCTTCCTGGTCCACACAGCCATGGTGACATGAAAATTTATGTATGATTTTAAGACACACTGAGAGAATTGGCCTGGATGGTCCCATATTTTGTCTTTAAAGAAATTGTCTAGCTTAGTTTTATGATCCATAGGAAAAACCACCTGTGACTTTATGAATCTTCATCATGGTATGTTCTGTCTAAAAAAtggagtaaaatttaaaatgccttttgctcccttggccaCCAGATCCTTGTGCAGCTCCTACTGGACTTCTCTATCTGTATCCGATCTCCTGCCACAAAGCTGGTATCTGGCACAGACTCCATGTATTATCACAGGTCTTATACACAGTCAACTTCTATCTCTGAAAGGGCACAGGCAAATCTGCTCGAAGCCCCTCATCCATTTCAGTGCTAGAGAGGACTTCCAGTCAGCCTCTTCTGCGTTATCCTGGAATGTTCTCTGTGTAGATAGTAGTTCACTGTTGACCAATATTCCTACCACCAAGTTATCTGCCCAACCCACTCACAGTGGCTTTATCCTTTTCAACTGCATTAATAAacattcccatgtttattgcaacagcTGCCTTACAAAACATCTGTCATCACCTTATacaggaagaaacaaaactgGAGGAAGGATAAATCAAACACATGCCTCTGAGAAAATCACTCATTATCCAGAGCTTCCTTCTCTATAGAACACTGCTTCCCATCCTTTAACATGTCCTCTaccacagtgtttctcctttgCCTTCCCACCCAGGTGGTTCTGACCTTCTGACAAGCCCAAGAATGATGTGAAAGGCTAAGTTTCATAAAAAGGTCACTAGTGGAGATGTGCAGTGTCCTGTGAGCTGGAGACCTGGTAACAGCTTGGATCAGGACCTGTGGCCACCTCACCTGTGCTGAGCTTGCAAACAAGGTGCTCCACAAGCCTGCGCCCCTCATCCAGCTGCTCTCGATAACCCTGTCCCTCATAGAAGTCAGGATCTTTCTGGGTGAGGAGGTCCTTGAGATGTTGGCTGAGAGAGAAGGAAGCAACTCTCCCTTCCCATAATTGCTGGCGTAATTGGGTCAGCTCTCGTCCCTGATCATGAAGGAGCATGCAGTATTTCCTAAGGTAGGTACAAGAAAGTGTCAATGTGGAAATGGGGGTAATGATAAGTGATAAGGTCTTTGAGATAGTGTTCTCAGAATCCATTCAAGTGTAGCCTTACTGAAATTGTTGTATCAAATGTTTAGGGATCAGTGCAAAATTTTTGAATATTCATGGCAAAaataagtgaattcctgagtcaTTATACATCTAGATCTAAtgtctttgtaaattttttaCTTATCAAGTAACTTTCTCTGCAATGAAAAACCTGTCAGAGAGCTAAGGCACAAACTGCAGAGAGCAGGTGTGTATCGCTCTCTTGTTTTTATCATTCAGAGGGGAACTGGTCATATATCAGTGACTATTGAAAGCCAGGAGCACTTGTAGCTCACCTgaactctatttttatttaagaaattaattagAAATGGTTTTCAGTCCAAGACTATAAAAGGAGGGAAGCAAAACAATTTAAGGATCTGCTTTGTGGTTGTCTAATTGCAGAGCTGTTTTCCAGTAGTATCTGCAGGTGATATGGATAAATCACCTTAGGTACCATTAACAGTCCTTGGTCATCACTCACCTGGGAGCCTTTTCCTCTTGTCCTTCTCTGCCTTTGCaacccattttttttcctgaaaatataaTCAGATGGAATGAGTCAACTACTGCTTTAAACACTGCAAACATAGGGACTTAAATATTCTGTGTTGAGCCAGGGTGCTCTGAAAGGACCACTTGGATGTGGGGATGTGTTTTATGAGTAGTTACCCCTGTCTTCTTGAACTGATGCATAGATAGTCCTGTTCTCATAAATCATCAACTCATGTCCACTGATTAAACTCTAGAAAACAGTTATGCATACATTTTCTCCACAGATCCTGGGGAATTTGCCTAGCTACCTTGCGGAGCTGTTCTCCAACTTTTCACATCACACACCCTCCTTTTTGGTTGGTTTACATGGCAATAGACACTGAGATTAGATTTCAGTGAAATATACAAACTGCTGCAAGATAAAAATTAATACTTGTCACTCTTCAGGGCAAAGGATCCTTGCTAGGTTTGGGGTACCAGGATGCAGCCGTGCCTTCAGGGTAAATTCCGTACACAAGGAAGGAAGATAGTGCAAGGATGTTCAGGTATTCAGAGGAACGCTGAAGGATGACAAGTAGGGAGGAGATAGACTGTTGCCTACAGCTCAGCAATTTAAGTAACATCTCCGAAAGCATAATAAGACTACCATCCTTGAACAAATGCAGATGCTGAACAAACACTGTTCAGAAATGATATTTCAcaagaaaattgaagaagagtTGAGATAACCTGTTATGAAACAGACTGTGGGATTCACTCAGTCTCCCCACCCTGGTCTGCACTGTTTCCACACACTGCATTTGCCAGTGTGTACCAAAGTGAGAAGTGTAGCCTGAAACCAGGAAGAGTACAAGCTGTCTGACCCACCTTGTGTCTGTGCTTAAAACCCAGTCATAGAGTTTGACTGAAAACCAGGTCTACCTGCAGTAGAGAGAGCTGAATACCACTCACTGAGGCAGCTGAGCTAAAGAATAGGCAGTCTACACAGGAGACTCTTTGGAGCCTATTATGTTTTCAATGGGTCTACTCACCAGCTGTGGCCAGATTAGAGCACACAAACTGCTTCTCAGGTGGGGACAGTGCAGTGTTCAGAGACTGTTGGAAGTCACACAAGTCATGGAAACTGGAAGCAGTCAAATACATCTCATCCAATGAATAGTTCTGCACTGCAGTAATGTCCGCAATGTCCTGCAGCTCCCTCCTGAGTCCAAGtatgtgaggagaagagaatgttaagcAGTGAGTATTTATACTTGACAACTTCTCTGTTGGTCTTGAAGGGAGGCTAAATGAGGGGCCACAGAAGGCAGAGTGGTTTTCCCTATGGAGAAGATGACCAAACAATTCCTCTCTTACGAGGGCAGAGAGTGAATGttgatggagctggagaacagtGTATTTGTGTGAGGTGGGTTGAAGAATTGCCAGTTTCTAGTTCATTGGTTACATATCTTGCTTATGAGCAGAGATTCAACCTCCCTGTATGGTGTAGGCATGGCATGCACACCATGAAAACCACAGAcattgcattttgctccactttaTTTGGAGGGTTCCAGTGAAGAAACCTTACTGATATAGGCTTTCCAGACTTCGTTCTTTCACTATTGCAtttaggttgtttttgttttctggttgcCTTTTTGTGGTATGGAATCCCAGAAAATCAAGGGCTCTGAAAGAGCATGTGCCTCTCCTCCCAATTCCAGAACAAAATTAGTGCAGAAGTTCCCCTTTATTACAGGAAAACCTGAGCGTTTAGTTCAACTGGGTTCCCCTGACTAGGTtagtaaattgaaaaaaataatagaagatggaaactaatagaagatcCACCAAGAAACAGACCCCATTATCTGGCAGAAAGGATGAAGCAAGATATATTCAGTCCTTTCtggttttccttggacctgagatacccaggtgacaccactgcataacagcccatgatttcacatcacctgaagatcacagcctcttcctcttcttcttgcaTCCTATCATCTTGAGTACCTGCAAAATATATTCAGAGAGAAATAATCACAATGGAGACTTCTATTATGACTCATCACACCATGCCAAATTAGGCACATGGATATAAGTAGTCTTTGTGTGAGAACAGGATAACTTGAAAGAGATACCTGGAAGTCTCCAGGTTTTATCCTGTAAGAAATGGAAAAGTTTCTTTTCCTCAATCACAGGGCAAGTTGTCCCTGACTTGCTCAATTAATATGACAGTGGCCTCTCTCTTAAATTTGGTGATTAATTAAAACTATGCTTTTTGAGCAGAAACCCTTCAATAGTGACTtgctagaaatgtttctgcaagattcaCCCCTTACTGTCTCAGACACTGTGATTGTTCTTCATTGGGTTGAGATTATATATTGAGACTAAACTGATGGATATTATGTATTGACTCTTAGAGAGAAAAGACTTCTGATGCTACAAAGAATAAGATACTTTATATTCAAAAGAATGGAGAGAGCCCTGGCACATGCCATGCCTTCCAGAATAATTACAAACACATCCAAGTGGTGTTCGTATACTGGTAGGTATATGGCACTTTATCATTGACAAGACAAcatagaggagagagagactgaggcTTGGAGTTGACCATGACAACAGTATCTCCAATGATGTAGTCAAGAGTGCCAACCTGTTTGGATGGTCATTAATATTGTTCAGTATCAACAGTTAGCAAGAACATTGTGTGAGAGATTAACTGTCCAGCTTACAGAATAAGCTCAGGCATCAGTGGTGGTTGTGTCTATTTTCAACCTTCCCTCTCTTACTTGTTTGTGTTCACCATTCTGAAATTTCCATTCACCCTCCACAAATATGGTTGTTATGAGTGCAGTTCTCTTTATAAAGGAGTACTGACCAGCTGCATCCAGAGAAGATTCTTCATGGTCATCCAACAGAACACCAGTGATGCTGGGAGGATGGTGAGTGTAGGATAGGTCATGGTAACTGGAGGGTGTCTTAAGACCTTCATCCAATGAGTTCCCAAGAGTTTCCTTAACTCTCTCCTCCTGTCCCTCTCTGCTCAGCCTGGTGGGATAGAATGTGGTTAAAACAAGAGGATGAGATACAGGTTTCCCAGGTACTCTTGATAGAGGCATAAGAGAGTGGTAACATAAGGTAGGGACACTCccttcaaagagaaagaaaacaatcccctGGGGTGCAGCTGCTTTGAAGGTAGGAGACAGGAGAAGGACCTCAGTGTGCTGACAGGACAATGAGCTAATGAATGATTTTCAATTCACCCCCCTTCTGCTGCTCCTGTATGCTTTATGATGTCAGCACATATAGAAAGCTGTAAGAGTGGCTTAACCTTTCCTACAAGTCATGCTGACTTTTACGTCAAGCAGAACAGTCAATTCTTCTGCAGAATTCAAGAGGCTTGGGCATTTTAGGACTGTTTATGTATAGAGATAtgatacaattttctttttggtctacTTAGGTTCTTTGCTATTAAATCTCTGCCAAGAAGGTAAGACCAACTATACAGAAACCAGATATGCATCTCATCCTCAATTTATCCATACAAGAGAGAAGAGATAGATCCTGTGAGTTCAAGACTTCACAGGCTTATTAGTTCCACCTATTATACAGATGAATACCACCAAGACAATGGACACTTTGTGAAATCTGAGACTGCTCTTGACTTGGAACTGTTCATTTGCAGACTCTTCTTGTATTTTATCCATCATACACCAAACTCTGAATATTTATTATTACCTGGGGAACAGCCATTTGCAATCATTATCATTTCCATCATCTTCATTATTTCCTGCAATCAAAGTCAGAAATGTCTAGTTAAACATTCTGTAGTCCCACATTACCCATGATAAAAATGTAGTGGCCTCTCTGGGCAGGGAGACATAAATATCCATGGAGGATTTcaagatacaaaaagaaaattgtagtgTACATTTCATATTGTATTCTCATGATTGGCATGCCTTAGCTTTATTACTCATCAACTAACATTTCTCAGATTGATGTACCACCCACATTGCAAACAGTGCTGAAAATGGAAACACTATTAAAAGTATCTGTGTCACCCAGTTCATCACATTATGCCTTTGAAGTCTATACCTGCAACATGCATGGAAAAAGGAGTAGAGAACACAAATAGGAAATAATAAGGATAAGGAAAAATAGACCAAATGCCTCAGTGATTATCTATACAAAGTGGTATTCCCTGTACATGGAGAAGAGTCAAAATGCTAtcaagatgtcagttcttcttAACTCAACCTATCGATGCAGTCCACTTCCAATTAAAACACTGACAGGTTATTCTGAAGATGGCAAACACAAAACCTCAAGTGTATAGGGAAAGTCAAAAGACCCACAAAAGACAATGCTGAAAGAGAGCAAAGCCAATAGACTGACGCTCCCCAAATTCAAGAGTTGTCACATAGCTTCAGTACCCTAGAAACAGTAGTATTCCTGAGAGAATCCATTAGTCATACAAGTCAGAAAAAGACCCTCAAAAAGAcacttacaaaagaaaaaaaccattcaaTGGCAAAAGGAGTCTTTTTAACAAGTGATGCTGGAACAAATGGACAGTCACAGGTCAcagaaatgatttaaatataGTCCTTATaactttcacaaaaattaaatgagaattgATCACAGACCTCAAGTGTAAACCATAAACTGTCTATTGCCCCAGTGCTGGCAatgaaacctagggccttgcacgtgcTTGGCAAACCCTCTATTATTGAGTTACATCCCAAGCCTACAATCTTTTTA
Protein-coding sequences here:
- the LOC141414881 gene encoding putative NBPF family member NBPF5 isoform X1; the encoded protein is MAGSSSPWSAPRAVLNILEINKKLCLQLEEKKQQFRDLKEKFLISEATVYSLANQLWKYKCGNYKVIESVLGEKLQPEEGELTETLMLTEKLRESSILIEDQAQKLSQLEQKLQEGRDVSFLLSQRLKDLLTQDDSGDSQALGLQEQLAEGCWLAECLVLKLSPGNNEDDGNDNDCKWLFPRLSREGQEERVKETLGNSLDEGLKTPSSYHDLSYTHHPPSITGVLLDDHEESSLDAAGTQDDRMQEEEEEAVIFRRELQDIADITAVQNYSLDEMYLTASSFHDLCDFQQSLNTALSPPEKQFVCSNLATAGKKMGCKGREGQEEKAPRKYCMLLHDQGRELTQLRQQLWEGRVASFSLSQHLKDLLTQKDPDFYEGQGYREQLDEGRRLVEHLVCKLSTENYENEEEEKEKETLSKINDQNRKY